From a single Glycine soja cultivar W05 chromosome 19, ASM419377v2, whole genome shotgun sequence genomic region:
- the LOC114400292 gene encoding uncharacterized protein LOC114400292 isoform X3 has translation MEPTSVAQAMEWSIQLEMGLRSTKPGVPVKAISDMEPRLQQWSTEPEFGIAPYAMFGLVPVVRVFLSERKHRDKEKKKQCKGLLSEAKVANHLELLKRVKSVFDSGELKSKALALVLFGCWADFVKDNAQIRYLIFSSLVSPHDCEVRASLYATGCICEISDDFASISVEMLFNIMNSSSVPLPIKLDAAQVLAKCKSSYSVAYKAYKTGMELVLNSSDEEFLVAMLFSLSKLACILIPCISYQVDFLLSFLNRDRTSHVQDTTLKCLHFLFRRGLYEHSDNLGLIRGLFSIMEGPEISLAMQYKALRVLHKVLLSIPPSSLHKELREFVRLLTVVENASQYPASRKRCLSIRILADLCCRTKDIADIDEVFCCSLPSRVISLIKDHIKLLLKTLLEGCQNDLTIFQELQGLLKILLNIVERHPNLGSLVLDSLKQVIEYLVTVASTNCAVPSTLLTINFTEEKKSFILKLFCKIYRFLVAFLENFYIVGAINTKVFSEVNILVGLVCQCSLIDCYTYTLYHLLLHSQPICDGLVHEIDETHLASCCTMFVNKVLTGTNDWTAYKVGAHAACQGEWLLATNIFRTLIEKVKSDSCCSWLKALFHYAHSEGKIQLLSQPKQGTTSMELMETIKFPITSCDYKGDTCPRLARSINDCNYYDQLTQSHMAVFSSLKILEASVTSSQAFCFQRWFLSLRARVLENLVGVLGALREVSLNVAQNFNQVEIESSDKLQCLKSYQDITQASLQLFRLVEEFDLLRASFIGMDSETSAVLAAHGLSCSILAFATAFGVSNIDQHSQRILIGGKTSNLQALTIQSLRRLFWSVDHETRASFSLLLNYFHPNENCLSPLPSYQNWNIGYKDREVLNVCSYAISGAVRLFEKIAPQFTENALSLTFNTLMKWMHIHFRLPRYFFKVRPFIGSKLFVHNKDSSNGVDISVSQGSHLTLNICLQLKNVPPKLLVKSTKLYCILHVPCGQRQAPGNSHSGYEAWKDDEIVEMNQKLFCLVLDSAAGKRRIGMRSRGHGNSRAVETFMDFRPNEKGQGFSHCSLDVSNFPVGSYRIKWHSCLVDSQDSYWSLLPFNSGPVFFVIKPRVG, from the exons ATGGAACCAACTTCCGTTGCTCAAGCCATGGAATGGAGCATTCAACTAGAAATGGGTCTCCGATCTACCAAACCTG GTGTTCCTGTGAAAGCCATATCAGATATGGAGCCTCGCCTTCAGCAATGGAGTACAGAGCCTGAATTTGGCATTGCTCCCTATGCCATGTTTGGTCTTGTTCCAG TTGTTAGGGTTTTCTTGTCTGAACGGAAACACCGTgataaagagaagaaaaaacagTGTAAAGGATTGCTGTCAGAGGCCAAAGTAGCTAATCACTTGGAGTTGTTGAAGAGAGTGAAATCTGTTTTTGATAGTGGGGAATTGAAGTCGAAGGCATTGGCTTTGGTTCTGTTTGGTTGTTGGGCTGATTTTGTGAAAGACAATGCTCAGATACGATACTTGATATTTTCTAGCCTTGTTTCTCCTCATGATTGTGAG GTGAGAGCATCTTTGTATGCCACTGGGTGCATTTGTGAGATATCAGATGATTTTGCATCTATTTCAGTGGAGATGCTATTCAATATAATGAATTCATCTTCAGTGCCTTTGCCTATAAAGTTGGATGCAGCTCAAGTTTTGGCAAAATGCAAATCTTCTTATTCAGTTGCTTATAAAGCATATAAG ACAGGTATGGAGTTGGTACTAAATTCCTCGGATGAAGAATTTTTGGTTGCCATGTTATTCTCACTCTCAAAATTGGCTTGCATTTTAATTCCTTGTATCTCTTATCAA GTGgactttcttctttcatttctcaACCGAGACAGAACTTCACATGTACAAGACACGACGTTAAAATGCTTGCATTTTTTATTCCGAAGAGGATTGTATGAACACTCAGATAATTTAGGTCTAATTCGGGGGTTATTTTCCATAATGGAGGGACCTGAAATTTCATTGGCCATGCAATATAAAGCTCTAAGGGTCTTGCACAAG GTTCTTCTTTCAATTCCACCTTCTTCACTTCACAAGGAACTTCGTGAGTTTGTCAGGCTTCTAACTGTTGTTGAGAATGCAAGTCAATATCCAGCCTCAAGGAAGAGGTGTTTGTCAATTCGTATTCTGGCAGATTTGTGTTGTAGGACGAAGGATATAGCAGATATTGACGAAGTTTTTTGTTGTTCTTTGCCATCGCGTGTTATCTCCCTAATCAAAGATCATATCAAACTTTTGTTGAAGACATTGTTGGAAGGTTGTCAAAATGATTtgacaatttttcaagagctCCAGGGTTTGCTAAAGATTCTTCTAAATATTGTTGAAAGACACCCTAATCTTGGTTCTTTGGTACTTGATAGCTTAAAACAAGTGATTGAATATCTTGTGACTGTTGCATCTACTAATTGTGCAGTACCATCAACTCTTTTGACCATAAATTTTACAGAAGAGAAAAAatcctttattttaaaacttttctgCAAGATATACAGATTTCTGGTGGCCTTCcttgaaaatttttatatagTTGGTGCTATCAATACCAAAGTGTTCAGTGAAGTGAATATTTTGGTTGGACTTGTGTGCCAGTGTAGTTTAATTGATTGCTATACATACACACTGTACCATCTACTGTTGCACAGTCAACCTATTTGTGATGGCTTGGTCCATGAGATTGATGAAACACACCTAGCTAGTTGTTGCACAATGTTTGTAAACAAAGTCTTGACAGGAACAAATGATTGGACTGCTTATAAGGTTGGTGCTCATGCAGCGTGTCAGGGTGAATGGTTGCTAGCTACTAATATATTCAGGACGTTAATAGAGAAAGTGAAGTCTGATTCTTGCTGTAGCTGGTTAAAAGCATTATTCCATTATGCTCATTCTGAAGGAAAAATCCAACTTCTTAGTCAACCAAAACAGGGAACCACCTCAATGGAGTTGATGGAGACTATCAAATTTCCTATAACATCATGTGATTACAAGGGTGATACATGTCCAAGACTTGCTAGGAGTATCAATGATTGTAATTACTATGATCAGCTTACTCAGTCTCATATGGCAGTTTTCTCTTCCTTGAAAATTTTAGAAGCGTCCGTGACAAGTTCTCAAGCATTTTGTTTTCAGAGGTGGTTTTTATCATTAAGAGCTAGAGTGTTGGAAAATTTAGTGGGTGTGCTTGGAGCTTTGAGGGAAGTTTCATTGAATGTAGCTCAGAATTTCAATCAGGTAGAGATTGAGAGTAGTGATAAGCTTCAATGCCTGAAATCTTATCAAGATATTACTCAAGCTTCTTTACAATTGTTCAGACTAGTAGAAGAATTTGATCTACTTAGAGCATCTTTCATTGGGATGGACAGTGAAACTTCTGCAGTCCTTGCAGCTCATGGTCTGAGTTGTTCAATATTAGCATTTGCAACTGCTTTTGGAGTGTCTAACATAGACCAACATTCTCAGAGAATTTTAATTGGTGGCAAAACCTCTAATTTACAGGCTTTGACAATACAAAGTTTAAGGAGGCTATTTTGGAGTGTGGATCATGAAACCCGAGCAAGTTTCTCTTTGCTGTTGAATTATTTTCACCCAAATGAGAACTGTTTATCCCCGCTGCCTAGTTACCAAAATTGGAACATTGGTTATAAAGACAGAGAGGTGCTAAATGTTTGTAGTTATGCCATCTCTGGTGCTGTCCGCTTGTTTGAGAAAATTGCACCTCAGTTTACTGAGAACGCTTTATCACTAACTTTCAATACTTTGATGAAATGGATGCACATTCATTTTCGGCTTCCCAGGTACTTCTTCAAAGTAAG GCCATTCATTGGGTCGAAGCTTTTTGTCCACAATAAGGACTCTAGTAATGGGGTTGATATATCTGTTTCGCAAGGCTCCCACCTAACACTGAATATTTGTCTTCAATTGAAGAATGTGCCACCAAAACTCCTGGTTAAGTCAACTAAGTTGTACTGCATCCTTCATGTCCCATGTGGACAAAGACAAGCCCCAGGGAACTCACACTCTGGATATGAAGCTTGGAAAGATGATGAAATTGTTGAAATGAACCAGAAGTTGTTTTGCCTTGTCTTGGATAGTGCGGCAGGCAAGAGAAGAATTGGCATGCGTAGTAGGGGCCATGGTAATAGTAGGGCCGTGGAGACATTTATGGATTTTAGACCTAATGAGAAAGGGCAGGGGTTTTCACATTGCTCACTTGATGTGTCTAACTTTCCCGTAGGTTCTTATAGAATCAAATGGCATAGCTGTTTGGTCGATAGTCAAGATTCCTATTGGAGCCTCCTTCCTTTCAACTCAGGTCctgtattttttgttataaaacccAGGGTTGGCTAA